The following proteins are co-located in the Halictus rubicundus isolate RS-2024b chromosome 1, iyHalRubi1_principal, whole genome shotgun sequence genome:
- the LOC143355338 gene encoding uncharacterized protein LOC143355338, producing MTLNDLGRRKKVALKSREHVHPEKICNNRKEGHHSSSGGYAESPPDSRTWNEEERRRRRKNFTLDFTADTEHDRKPRLRVREALTGTIGNAKRRHRAKRNSSPSNSFLGVLRKRNGGSSRLKTPDMPRRRTTLAAAIITTCIITIIITRIGKLLMEEDTGEQGRVPGRRLAATSLLGEEATRTRMQP from the exons atgaccttgaatgatctAGGACGACGAAAGA AGGTCGCCTTGAAATCTCGGGAACACGTTCACCCAGAGAAGATTTGTAACAATCGTAAG GAAGGTCATCATTCCTCCTCGGGCGGTTACGCCGAGTCTCCTCCAGATTCGCGCACATGGAACGAAGAGGAACGTCGCAGGCGACGGAAAAACTTCACCCTGGACTTCACCGCGGACACCGAACACG ACCGAAAGCCAAGACTACGAGTACGAGAAGCCCTCACCGGAACAATAGGAAACGCGAAACGGCGCCACCGAGCCAAACGCAACAGCAGTCCCAGCAACAGCTTCCTAGGAGTCCTCCGAAAGAGGAATGGCGGGTCGAGCCGGCTGAAGACGCCGGACATGCCCAGACGTCGGACGACTCTAGCTGCAGCCATCATTACCACATGcatcatcaccatcatcatcacACGCATCGGGAAACTGCTGATGGAGGAAGACACAGGAGAACAAGGGAGAGTCCCAGGAAGAAGGTTGGCGGCTACATCTCTGCTAGGAGAAGAAGCAACGAG GACAAGGATGCAGCCGTAA